Proteins encoded by one window of Mobula hypostoma chromosome 21, sMobHyp1.1, whole genome shotgun sequence:
- the LOC134359694 gene encoding syncollin-like gives MVGLPLAVWALCVVGALSQCPEPSVLRDVNGVRVCARFYRDSHTLYDQCCGGGYFDVKYPADVPSIQKYWDDRVSSLVVGPRCQLTVWDKKNKEGHRRTFRTGVQFRLEEVSRGFFGNWDNSISSYYCECS, from the coding sequence ATGGTGGGACTGCCGTTGGCTGTGTGGGCCCTCTGTGTGGTGGGGGCCCTGTCCCAGTGTCCCGAGCCGAGCGTCCTGCGAGACGTGAACGGGGTGAGGGTGTGCGCCCGTTTCTACCGGGACAGCCACACGCTGTACGATCAGTGCTGTGGCGGTGGCTACTTCGACGTCAAGTATCCAGCTGACGTCCCGTCCATCCAGAAATACTGGGACGACCGTGTCTCCTCGCTGGTGGTGGGACCCCGATGTCAACTCACCGTGTGGGACAAGAAGAACAAGGAAGGCCACCGGAGAACATTCCGTACTGGAGTGCAGTTCCGACTGGAGGAAGTTTCCAGGGGATTTTTCGGGAACTGGGACAACTCCATCAGCTCCTACTACTGTGAATGCTCCTGA